From the Paenibacillus sp. R14(2021) genome, the window AAGGCGAGTGGGCATCCTCGCGCATCGTCGGCGACTCGCATTCCTCGATCATCGATTTGCCGCTTACGCAGGTGCAAGGGGAGCTAGTCTCCATCGCAGCGTGGTACGATAATGAATGGGGTTATGCCTCGAGACTAGCCGAGGTTGCGGCTTATCTGGCCAATCGCGCCTAGTACGGGTGAACGAAAGCTCGCCCTTCATGCAATACCGCTAAGGACCTGGAGCGTACCTCCTAGGTCCTTTTTGGCTTGAGCAGCGTCAGCGCGGCAAGCAGCAGCGGGATGATTGCCGTAGGGAGAAGCGCAGAGAACGGAGCGATAGTTGAATTGTAGATGGTCAAGTCATTAAGATGCGGGAAGCTTCGCTGCGCCAGGGCAAAAAACAACAGTCCGATGGGGAAGATGAAGGGATTCGTCCCCTTGAGACCGAAAATGTGGCCGAACAGTTTTGTAAATAAATACTGAAAAACAATGAGCTCAAACATCGTAAACACGGTCCAAATGCCGATTATCATGATTTCGATACGCTCCAGGTATTCGCCGAATTTGACGAGCTGAATAGCGGAGAAGAACGGGAATGTTGCACTGTTCATCAGATTCATGCCGAGCGAACCGAAGGTCAGATAGGTTGCCGTAAACAGGTAGATCCCGGACAGCGACAGCGGAATCAGCACGCTGAGCAGGGGGCGGCGGTTGTTCGCTACGCGGGAGAATAGAAAACAGAGCAGGATCGATTTGCCAAAAGGGAAAAAGAAAGAAATCATGCCTCCATAAGCAATCTCGGATGCACTGTGCTGGAAGGCCGGAAGGAACGGGTTGCAGTTTACGTTGCGATAAATAAAGAGGAAAATGATGGTGATGAAGAATATGAAGATCGGGAGCAGTATTTGAGATGTGCGTGCGATCGTACCGAGGCCCAGATAGGCTGCATAAGAAACAGTCAACGTGATCAGCAGCATAATTTGACCCGATGGGGTGTTCGGCAGCACCACGACCCGGTAGAAGGACGTTATCGCAAGGTAAGCCGCGCTTTGAATTTCCAGAATGTAAATCAGAAAGAAGCATAGGGCGAGCTTGGCGATTCCTTTGCCCAGCAAACGGTCGAACGCTTCCGCCATGGTCAAGTCCGGATGCTGCAATTGCACATAATACAGCAGAGAAAGAATGAAGAACGTGACGCTGATCCCGATCAGGTCTGACATCCATACATCCTGCTCGACTAGCTTACCCTCAAGCAGGAACTCGGTAGAGAAGCCCGAGATAACGCTGAACAACAAGCAGCTGAACGAGCCGGGGGTGATTTTTTCTTGCATGGCTTGCTTCAGCCCTCCTGTTTGATCCCCATTACCTTCAGCATATAGCTGGAGACCGGATGATAAATGTACGTGTAGACGGATGCTGCCGTCGGCAAGGCCTTGCCGATGACCGGTGCGCAATAGAGCGCGATAACGCCGCATAGTAGAAGCATCACGATGCCGTCGCGGAAACGCCGGCGTCTCTGCAACCAGACGCATGTTGCAATTCCGTACGCTAGCGCCGCCAAACAAACGGTATTATTCAGCATACTGACGTTCCTTTGCGTATTGAATCATGCCTACCTTCTCAATCTTGACGTTCACATGAACGGTAACTGGCATGGAGGGGTAGACCTCATCCCAGTTCTGCTTAATGGCTGCCCATCCCGTGGGATGATACTGCGAGAGCAGCTGCGAGAAGCCGAGCACGTCCGCTCGAATGACATGCTGGAAAGAAGCCAGACTCGCTTGGATCAACCGCTCTATTTCTTTGGAAGCCGCCTTCTCCATCGATGCAATGACAGCCGGACTGTTAAGCGGCAGCGGCTGCCCGATTTCTCCCAATGCTGCCGATATCGTCAGTGCGATTTCGATGCTGGGCTTTCCGTGACGAAAGCGGCTGCGGATGGATTGCTTGGATGGCTTGAAGTAGATGGAGGTATCGTGTCCCTTATAGCTGACGACTCTTGGAAATTCGAGATTCTTCCACCGGTTCCGCTCCGATAATAATTGAATAACGAGCACGTCATCGCCTTGGATCCACTGCTTGAACTTGCCTTTATTGAAAACAGCCCCTCCACGGAGAGCCAGCGCTTGCTGCGTATCGTTCTTCTGGCGCGTGACGCCAAGTCTTCCGGTTACGAATCCTCTGCAGGGATCGGTGTACCAGTTGGCGACCATCTGAATGCTCTGCGTCATGCTCTTCCCCCACTCCTTCTCATTGCGAACCTTGCCGAACAGATCATTGGAAAGCAAGTCCCCGCTTTGCGTTCTCACCTTCAGCTTGTCGGAGGCCTGTCCCTCGGTGACGACCAGATAGCTTGTCAGACGAATTTGCCGGTTGCGCATCAGGAAGTCCATGATCTCGTAGAAGGAGTGAGTGGCTGCTTCTTCTCCGATCAACACAAATTTATTGTGCTGGAAAATAAGCGTTTTGCCGAGACGGCCTCGCAGGTTTCGGCCTGTATCGATGACGGATTTCCCGGTGACGCTGGCGGTCCAGCCCGTGAGCTTGCCTGCTTTGTCCGTGCTTAATGCCGTCGGCATGACGTTGTAGGTCGAGAAGGTATAGAGTTTCGTCTGCTGGTCATAGTCGATTCCAAGCGCCATGACAAGCGCGATGTCGCTGATTTCGATCACATCGGGCGAACAGCCTGAGACAAAGGGGAGGAGCAGGCTCAGCATCAGGAGGCTCTTTATCTTCATGCCGGGTAAACGGATTCGGTTGACAGTCAAGTCAGGAGCCTCCCTTGTTCCGGGGCCTGTATTTGACAGGCAGTTGGATGTAGTTCTGCAGCGTTGTTTTTAATCCGCTGGGGCTGACGGGATTCAGGAACGGCACTCCGCAGGACCGCAGCGAGCACAGATGAAGCACCAGCACAAGCATCCCGAGGGAGATGCCGAGAACGCCGACATATGCTGCGAGCAGCATGAGTGGAAACCGAAGGATCCGAAACGAGATGGCGGTGCTGAAGGCAGGAATCGTGAACGATGCGATGCCTGTCATGGCGACGACGATGACCATGGGACGGGAGACGATCCCGGACTGAACGGCGGCCTCTCCGATAACGAGCGCACCGACGATGCTGACGGATTGTCCCACCGCCCGGGGCAGCCGCAGGCTGGCTTCCCGGAGAATTTCGAAAGATACCTCCATCAGGATCGCTTCCACGAACGTAGGAAACGGAATGCCTGCTTTCGAGGAGATGAACGCCATCATTAGAGGCGTTGGAATCATCTCCAGATGGAAGGTCGTCAGCGCGATATACAGGGAGGGTCCGAACAACGAAATAAACAGCGTGATGAGGCGGAGCACACGCAGGAAGTTGGCAAAATAAAACCGCTCGTATAAGTCTTCGCTCGGATGCAGCATTTCGAAGAAGGTGGACGGTACAATCAGCGCAATCGGCGTTCCGTCCGCAATGAGCGCGGCTTTGCCCCGGTTTAACGCCGTGACGACCCGATCGGGGCGCTCCGTGTTGAACAATTGGGGGATGGGCGACCAGGTGCTGTCTTGAATCCATTCCTCGATCTGCGTATTTACGACCAGGATATCGAGCTGGATGGTCTCCAGTCTTCGCTTCAATTCGTTCAATAGGTTCGGGTCAGCCTTGTTATCGAGATAGAGCAGTGTAACTTTCGTTTGGCTCTGAGTTCCGATGATGTACGTTATCGTTTTCAGATGAGGCGTTTTTAATTTTCGGAAAATCAGGCTTAGGTTGGTATGAAGATCCTCGATAAAGCTCTCGCGCGGGCCTCTGACATTGACTTCGATCTTCGGCTCCCCGATATTGCGGGTCTCGAAGCCGGGCAGCTTGATTCCGTAGGCGGAGGTGTGTCCTTCTACAAACAGGATGACGCCGGCATCGGTAATGAAGTCTGCAGCTGCCTTAAGCTCCGGCAGTGTTGTCACGTTGCTAACGGTGTAGAGCGAGTCTAGAATCGCGCCGGCTGAAGCGTTGTTCCGCTGGGTCAGATCCTCGCTGATTTTGCGAATGATGACTTGATTGAGCGCCTTCTCGTCGATCAATACATTGAGATAGACAAGGACTGCATGCCCGGCTCCCGCGTCCTGGCTGATGTCCCGGACGACGAGAAAATCGTTATGAATGA encodes:
- a CDS encoding endospore germination permease encodes the protein MQEKITPGSFSCLLFSVISGFSTEFLLEGKLVEQDVWMSDLIGISVTFFILSLLYYVQLQHPDLTMAEAFDRLLGKGIAKLALCFFLIYILEIQSAAYLAITSFYRVVVLPNTPSGQIMLLITLTVSYAAYLGLGTIARTSQILLPIFIFFITIIFLFIYRNVNCNPFLPAFQHSASEIAYGGMISFFFPFGKSILLCFLFSRVANNRRPLLSVLIPLSLSGIYLFTATYLTFGSLGMNLMNSATFPFFSAIQLVKFGEYLERIEIMIIGIWTVFTMFELIVFQYLFTKLFGHIFGLKGTNPFIFPIGLLFFALAQRSFPHLNDLTIYNSTIAPFSALLPTAIIPLLLAALTLLKPKRT
- a CDS encoding Ger(x)C family spore germination protein; protein product: MTVNRIRLPGMKIKSLLMLSLLLPFVSGCSPDVIEISDIALVMALGIDYDQQTKLYTFSTYNVMPTALSTDKAGKLTGWTASVTGKSVIDTGRNLRGRLGKTLIFQHNKFVLIGEEAATHSFYEIMDFLMRNRQIRLTSYLVVTEGQASDKLKVRTQSGDLLSNDLFGKVRNEKEWGKSMTQSIQMVANWYTDPCRGFVTGRLGVTRQKNDTQQALALRGGAVFNKGKFKQWIQGDDVLVIQLLSERNRWKNLEFPRVVSYKGHDTSIYFKPSKQSIRSRFRHGKPSIEIALTISAALGEIGQPLPLNSPAVIASMEKAASKEIERLIQASLASFQHVIRADVLGFSQLLSQYHPTGWAAIKQNWDEVYPSMPVTVHVNVKIEKVGMIQYAKERQYAE
- a CDS encoding spore germination protein; this encodes MEQTNTSIQASAARNVLSIRQQFIHNDFLVVRDISQDAGAGHAVLVYLNVLIDEKALNQVIIRKISEDLTQRNNASAGAILDSLYTVSNVTTLPELKAAADFITDAGVILFVEGHTSAYGIKLPGFETRNIGEPKIEVNVRGPRESFIEDLHTNLSLIFRKLKTPHLKTITYIIGTQSQTKVTLLYLDNKADPNLLNELKRRLETIQLDILVVNTQIEEWIQDSTWSPIPQLFNTERPDRVVTALNRGKAALIADGTPIALIVPSTFFEMLHPSEDLYERFYFANFLRVLRLITLFISLFGPSLYIALTTFHLEMIPTPLMMAFISSKAGIPFPTFVEAILMEVSFEILREASLRLPRAVGQSVSIVGALVIGEAAVQSGIVSRPMVIVVAMTGIASFTIPAFSTAISFRILRFPLMLLAAYVGVLGISLGMLVLVLHLCSLRSCGVPFLNPVSPSGLKTTLQNYIQLPVKYRPRNKGGS